The Halodesulfovibrio marinisediminis DSM 17456 genomic interval AGAGGCGTTCTTTTGCTTCTTCAATGGTGAGGCCAGATACTTCTTGTAATTTCAATTCCTGCTCATCCAGTTTGGAATCAAGCAGGGTAATTTTATCTTCAAGCTTACGCTCTTTACGAGTGAGGTCTTTTTCCAGTGAAAGCAGTTCCTGCTCTTTCTGGTTAGCCTGTTCGCGTTTGCGTTCTACGCGTTCACTGAGTTCCTGAATTTTACGGTCGCGAGTTTTTGTTTCATTTTCACGGTCTTTAAATTCACGCTCAATTTCGCGTTTTTGTTTGTAAATCTCGTCCTGACCCTGAAGAATGATTTCTTTCTTTTGAGCCTGTGCTTCCTTGCGAGCTTCTTCAATGATGCGTGTGGAAAGTTCCTTTGCGTCACCCATTCGCTTAGAGGAAACAACTTTATGCAGTGCGTATCCGGAACCAGCTCCAATGATAGCACCTACAAGGACGAGCCCGAATGAGATCAGACTCATACCTTTTCTCCCGTTATTACACACAGATTTGGTGAATCTGAGATGTACAAGTTTAGAGCACAACTGTGCCTTTATATATAAAGTGAAAGTGGAAAAAAGCCCCGACTGACTGCATTACAATAATACAGTATTGCGTACTATGAGCAGGAACATATGCAAAAGTTAGACAGATTATTCCTGCGGTGCTGCGTTATTATCTGCGCAGCTTTCCACTTTCGTTGTTAGTCGTTCTAATCGCTCTTCAAGCGCATGCAGCTTATCTGCTGTTTGCAAATAATCATCAGCAAGTCCTAAAAGAAGGAAGGTGAGCAACTTTTCCTTGCTTATAGGCATACCCGGACTGTAGAGCGCATTATAGCGATCTTCTACGAGCACTTTTGCTCGTTCGACAGTGTCGTGGTCTGCTTCCGATTTGAAAGAGACTTCAGTGCCGAGTATCTTCAGGTTGAAGCTGCGCATAATGTACTACATTGAGTCTGAAGAGGTTGAAAGTTTAGACAGCAGACCGTCGATACGACCCATAACTGCTTCTTTCGTGGAACGTTCTTGTTCCAATTCTTCCTTTAATGAACGGTTCTCTTCTTCAAGCACAGAAAGGCTTACTTCAACTTCTTCTTTAAGCTGAATGTTTTCGTTCTTAAGGGTTTCAATTTCTTCAAGAAGAGATTCCAGTCTTTGTTCTAAACGGTCTATAAGTTCCATAAGCTTTAACTATCCTTTTTGGTACGAGAAATCAATACTAGCGTTTTTTAGGCAAGTTCTTTTGCCTAGCGCGAGCAATAGCAATAGAGTTTTCAGGAATATCTTTAGTTATAACGGAGCCTGCGCCAATAAGTGCATTTTGCCCTACGCAAACAGGGGCAACCAGAGAGGTGTTAGAGCCGATAAAGGCACCATCTTCAATGGTTGTTTTGTGCTTGTTAACACCGTCGTAGTTACAGGTAATAGTACCTGCGCCAATGTTAACACCTGTGCCCACTTCAGCATCCCCAAGATAAGTGAAGTGATTTGCTTTGGAGCCTTCTCCTAATACGGATTTTTTCATTTCAACAAAGTTACCGACTTTGGAACCCTGTTCCATGACAGCACCTGGACGAAGGCGTGCGTAAGGACCTGCAGAGCAGTTTTTTCCCACGGTTGCACCTTCAAGGTGGCTAAATGGATGAATAACACATCCTTCCGCTAAATTGGAATCTTTAATCCAAGTGTTAGAATAAATTTCTGCACCGCGTGAAACGTGTGTTGTACCGTAGAGTTCGCACGGACCATGCAAGACTGCACCGGGTTCAAGAGTAACCATTGGCCCAAGACGGACGTATTCCGGTGCATGGATGGTGACACCTTGTTCAAGCCATTCCATAACAAGGTTGGCGCGGAGCAGGGATTCTGAACGGACAAGCTCTGCAGGATTATTGATGCCGAGAAGATGTGGATCGTTTCCACAGTCAACGCCGACAACAGTCATTTGTTGTTCAACAGCAAATCCTACGAGGTCGGTGATATAGTATTCGCCGCTTTTGTTCTCGTTGCTGAGGCGTTTGAGAAGCGGGGCAACACTTGCGATTTTAAGCAGGTAAATGCCTGCATTGATCTCACGGGGTTCCGGACCATGTAAGCTTTCATCGTAGTCTTTTGCTTCGATAATAGCTGCTACATCGCCAAGATGACGCACAACGCGGCCGAACGAGCCAGGTTGCGGGAGGGTAAGGGTCATGAAGCCAATATCAGCGTTACTGGCTAAAGACTCTTTTAAAAAATTGATGAGACGTGGCTGCGGTAATAACGGTGTGTCACCGTTAATGACAAGCACGTGGGAAAGGCCGGACTCTATAAGTTCGTCCCAAGCTGTCTGTAATGCGTGTCCTGTACCGAGCTGTTCGGTTTGATGAATAAAGTTTCTATTTTCGTTTGCAAATGCCTGTTCGATCATTTCAGACTTATGACCGATAACAGTCCAGATGCCTTCCCCGAAAAGAGGATCTAACGCTGTATATACGTAACGGAGCATTGGTGCGCCTAAAAGCTCTTGAAGAACCTTAGGCTTGTCAGAGTGCATACGGGTTCCTTTACCCGCGGCAAGCACAAGTGCTCCGATTGTTTCTCTGGCAGACATTATCACTCCTGAGATAACATGGTAACAAGTACTTCTAACGCATATGTACTACGTGTGGGAACGGGGGCTTGTCTAGTAGAAACCTATAATAGATGCTTATAAGAAAATACGTAAGAGAGCACAGGACGGGAGTTGAAGGGAGGGAGGGGACAGGGCAGGGGACTGAAATCGTTAAAAAATAAAAAAGCAGGCTGTTCGAAAACAGCCTGCTTTTTATATTGCGATTGTCTGAATCTTA includes:
- the zapA gene encoding cell division protein ZapA, whose translation is MRSFNLKILGTEVSFKSEADHDTVERAKVLVEDRYNALYSPGMPISKEKLLTFLLLGLADDYLQTADKLHALEERLERLTTKVESCADNNAAPQE
- a CDS encoding cell division protein ZapB yields the protein MELIDRLEQRLESLLEEIETLKNENIQLKEEVEVSLSVLEEENRSLKEELEQERSTKEAVMGRIDGLLSKLSTSSDSM
- the glmU gene encoding bifunctional UDP-N-acetylglucosamine diphosphorylase/glucosamine-1-phosphate N-acetyltransferase GlmU encodes the protein MSARETIGALVLAAGKGTRMHSDKPKVLQELLGAPMLRYVYTALDPLFGEGIWTVIGHKSEMIEQAFANENRNFIHQTEQLGTGHALQTAWDELIESGLSHVLVINGDTPLLPQPRLINFLKESLASNADIGFMTLTLPQPGSFGRVVRHLGDVAAIIEAKDYDESLHGPEPREINAGIYLLKIASVAPLLKRLSNENKSGEYYITDLVGFAVEQQMTVVGVDCGNDPHLLGINNPAELVRSESLLRANLVMEWLEQGVTIHAPEYVRLGPMVTLEPGAVLHGPCELYGTTHVSRGAEIYSNTWIKDSNLAEGCVIHPFSHLEGATVGKNCSAGPYARLRPGAVMEQGSKVGNFVEMKKSVLGEGSKANHFTYLGDAEVGTGVNIGAGTITCNYDGVNKHKTTIEDGAFIGSNTSLVAPVCVGQNALIGAGSVITKDIPENSIAIARARQKNLPKKR